The Kiritimatiellaceae bacterium genome includes the window CCGCGTTTTCCAGGCACTGGAAAATATTGCGCTCAAAAAATTTCCGCGCGGCTTTCAGTCCGCCATCGAGCCAGACCGCGCCGAGCAGCGCCTCCAGAGCATCTTCGAGATTGGAATCGCGGTTCGCGCCTCCGCTGGCCGCTTCACCTTTACCCAGCCGCAGGTGCTCACCCAGTCCGAGCGAGCGGGCCGCGGACGTCAGCGCCGAGCCCGAACTGATCGCGCTTTTGAGTTTAGTCAGCTCGCCTTCCGCCGCCTGCGGATTTTTTTCCACCAGGATATCGGCGGCCAGCAGACCGAGAACCGCATCGCCCAGAAATTCGAGCCGCTGATTATCGGTTTCCGCCTCCGGCATTTCATAACGGTACGATGGATGTGTCAGTGCCGTTTCCAGCAGAGTTTTTTTTCTAAAGCGGTATTCGATGCGCTTTTCCAGCGCCCGCTTGTCCTGAGTTTTGTCGAAGGAGAAAATTTTCATGTTTATTCCTGATGTTTGGAAATTGAACCAGAAAAACCGGCTATTGGAAACCGTAACGGTAGTTTTTATGGATTTACAGCCGGACAGTTTAAGTTTATGAATGGTGCCGTTAGCGAAAGGAACTGCCCATGAAAAGATTGAGTTTTGCATTAACCCTGATCGTCCTGTCAGCCATTATCACCGGATGCACCCATCCGATGACCGTCACCAACCTGAACAACTACCACAACAAAACTATCGTCGCGCTCGATGAACGTCTGCGGATCGGCATTCGCGCCAACGCCGCCGACCTCAACGGACACCGGTTCATCCACGCCGTCGGCCGCGACCTGCTCAAATACAACGCGCAATGCACCACCGCCGTGGACAATACCAACGAATTTATCGACGTCATCGCCAACATCTCCGTCGTTTCCAAACAGCGCGGTTCCGGCTGGAACTTCTGGGCCGACTTCCCCGGCTTCCTGATCTGGTTCCCGTCGTGGCACGGCTATAACTACGATCTCATGTACGACATTGACGTAACGCTCAACGACGCCAAAACCGGCAAGCTCATTAACAGCATGTTCATTCCGGTCCGCCTCGACGTCAAACACGCCGACATCAGCCGCACCTGGGTTATGTGGTCTGTTCCTGTTATCAGTCCATTTTTCGGCGGTCTGCACAACATGACCTACGACGAAACCGTCACTCCGCTCGCCGAGCAGGAAGTTTCTCCGGTACTGGCCGACTACGTCGCTCAGGAAATCGCCCTCACTCTGCACTACTACAAATCTCTGCCGCGTGACCGCTTCGAAAAGCTCCAGCAACTTCTGGATGACAAACTCATCAGCAAAGAAGAATACGAGATGAAGCGCAAAGCCATCGTTGACGACATTTGATCTTCTGCCGCTTCACGCAAAAAGCGCTCCGGTCTCCGGGGCGCTTTTTTTATGATCGCGGATGAAACTGGCGGTGGACACCTTTAAGCCGGTCAGGATCGACGTGCGTGTAAATCTGCGTCGTGGCGATGTCGGCATGGCCGAGCATTTCCTGAATAATGCGCAGCGGCGCGCCGTTGGCCAGCAGATGACTGGCAAATGAGTGGCGCAAGGTATGCGGATAAATCGTCTTGGTGATACCGGCGTCGCGGGCGCATTTTTTGATCATGTCCCAGATCGTTTTGCGCGACATCGGCTGACGGCGACTGCTCAGAAAAACCGTCTGTTCCTGCGGACCGGGCGTCAGTTTTGGGCGAATCTCTTTGATGTATTGCTTCACTTTTTCGATGGCTTCTTTGCCGACCGGCACAACACGTTCTTTGCGGCCTTTGCCGATACAGCGCAAAAAGTGTTCATCAAAATGCAGGTCGGTTAATTGCAAGCTGGCCAGTTCGGAGACGCGCAGTCCGGAAGCGTAGAAAAGTTCCAGCACGGCGCGATTGCGGATGCCGAGCGGCGTCGTCAAGTCCGGCGCGGCGAACAGCCGGTCGATTTCTTTCGGCGTCAGTACGCTCGGAAGCATCTTCCAGACTTTGGGCGATTCCATCGTCTCGGCGACGTTGATGCTGAGCAGCCCTTCTTGCGCCAGATAACGGAAAAAAACCTTAAGCGAAACCAGATGACGCGACAGCGAGTTTGCCGCCAGTCCACGCGCCTTTTCCGCCATCAGGTGATCGAGAATCTGTTTGCGCGTCACCGCATTAATCGAACTGACGCCCTTTTGCGCCAGCCAGTCGATAAACCGTCCGATGTCGTCGGCATACGCCGAGCGCGTGTTTTTGCTTAAGCCCAGCTCAAGGGAAATATAATCAAGGAATTGCTCTAAGAGCGCTCTCAGAGTTTTCCTCCGGTTAAGCGTTCATACGCTTCCAGATATTTGGCCTGCGTCTTGGTGATAATCTCTTCGGGCAGCGCCGGTGCCGGCGGCGTTTTATCCCAGTCGAGCGTTTCGAGATAGTCGCGGACAAACTGTTTGTCGTACGACATCGGCGAAGAGCCGACCTTATACGTATCGGCGGGCCAGAAGCGTGAGCTGTCGGGTGTGAGAGCTTCGTCGATCAGAATGATTTCGCCGTCGAGTTCGCCGAATTCAAATTTGGTGTCAGCGATAATGATGCCTTTGGTCAGCGCGTATTCGGCGGCCCGCTTGTAGAGCGCAATGCTGATCGCTTTCAGCTTTTCGGCCTTCGCCGCGCCAACGATTTCTTTGGCACGTTCGAACGAAATGTTTTCGTCGTGAAGTCCCTGCTCCGCTTTGGTGGACGGCGTAAAAATCGGCTCGTCGAGTTTTGAAGCCATCTGGTAACCGGCGCGCAGCGGCATGCCGCCAATGGTTCCGCTCTGCTTGTATTCCTTCCAGCCGGAGCCGATCAGATAGCCGCGCACAATACACTCGACCGGAAACACGGTGGTTTTTTTAACCAGCATGGAACGTCCTGCGAGTTGGTCGGCGTGCTGATTGTACGGTGCAGGAAACTTGCTGACATCGGTGGTGATCATGTGGTTTTTGACAATGTCGCCGGTACGCTCAAACCAGAACTTGGAAATCATATTGAGCACGCTGCCCTTTTTGGGAATGCCGTTCGGCATCACGCAGTCAAAAGCGGAAATACGGTCGCTGGCTACAAACAGCAGTTTGTCGCCTGCATCATAAATTTCGCGCACCTTGCCGCTACGCGGTGCCGGAACTCCGGGAATCCTGATTTTCGTTAAAGCCTGGCTCATATATTCTCCATCGATTGTTAAAAATAAAAACGTGGGACAGGCTTCCAGCCTGTCCGGACAGCCATTCTGGCTGTCCTACTTTCATTCAAGCGTGAGAGGCTTCATAAAGAACCCTCCCCGCGTCAAGGATGCCGCTTATGAAAGTATCGCCAAGCCGGAGGCGCTCTAAAACCGCTTCGGGAGTCCTGACAATGAAATCAACCGGAAATGACGGGCGGGCTTCCATCCGCATCTCAACCGCTTGATCCACGCTCCGGCCCGAAAACGGCATAACAACCAGTAAATCCACATCGGAATCTTCGGTGGGGCTGCCTGACGCATAGGAACCGAAAAGAACAATCTTTTCGGGATGAAACCGCTTTGCAATCCGGTTGCTGAGTTCCTCAATCTGTCGGCGCGTAACCATATCTTCTTTTATACGAACGGAGACAGTTCGCGCAAGCGTTTTACAACTTTCGGCAGTTCGGTCAATACCGCGTCGACGTCTTTATCGATGTTATAGGTGCTGAAACTGAACCGGATGGAACCGTGTACCGAAACACCCGCCACATTCATGGCGCGCAGAACGTGCGACGGCTCCAGCGAACCGGAAGCGCAGGCCGAACCGGTCGAGGCGCAGATGCCGCGATCGTCGAGCATCAGCAGAATCGCTTCGCCTTCGATAAAATCAAAACTGATGTTGGTGGTATTGGGCAAACGGCATTTCGGATCACCGTTGACGCGCGCTCCGGGGCAGGTTGCCAGAAGGCCCTGCTCCAGCCGGTCGCGCATTGCTTTGACCCGCGTATTTTCTTCTTTCATGTGCTTCGCGGCCAGATTGCAGGCAACGCCGAGACCAACAATGTACGGCACGTTTTCGGTGCCTGCCCGCCGCCCGCGCTCCTGATGTCCGCCGAGAATCAGCGGTTTCACCTTGGTGCCGCGCCGGATGTAGATGGCGCCGACGCCTTTGGGCGCGTGCAGTTTGTGGCCGGAAAGTGAAAGCATATCGATCGGCAGTTCGCTGACGTTCATCGGAATTTTTCCGACGGCTTGCACGGCGTCGGTATGAAAAATTCCGCCCGCCTCGTGCACCATTTCGCCGATCAGTCCGACCGGAAAAATCACGCCGGTTTCGTTATTCGCCCACATGATGGAGGTGAGCGTTTTTCCGGCCTTCACTTCGCGCCGCAACGTGTCCATATCAAGACGACCGAGCTGATCGACATCGAGCTTGGTCAGGCGGAATCCGCGGTCTTCGAGATAGTGGCACGGGCCGGAAATGGCGGCGTGTTCCACTTTGGATGTAATAATGTGCGGCGGCTTATCCATCGCTTCCGCTCCGCCGCGGATGGCGAGATTATTGCTCTCCGAACCGCAGCTGGTGAACGTGATTTCCTGCGGGTCTTCCGCGCCGATCAGCGCGGCGACCTGCTCGCGGGCGGCTTCGACATATTTTTTAACCTGCCCGCCGAAGGTGTGCATGCTGGACGGATTGCCCCACAGTTCCGTCAGAAAAGGCATCATCGCTTCGCGCACTTCGTCGGCAACCTTCGTCGTGGCGTTGTTGTCGAGATAGACAATGCGGTTCATTTTATTTCCTCCACACGAATCTCGTCAGACACATTGTCTTTCAGTCGTGCTTCCACGACATCTTTGAGCGTGATCGCCGAAACCACGCAACCGGAACAGGCTCCGCGGAAACGAACCTTGACCGTATTGCCGTCCACATCAATCAACTCCAGATCGCCGCCGTCCTGACGCAGTGCCGGACGGATTTCGCGGTCGATCACGTCTTCGATCAGGTGAATCCGTTGCAGGTTCGTCAGCACTTTTTTCTCCGGCGCGGCAGTCGCCGCCTGCTCGCCGTGAACACGGTCGATAATTTTCTGAAGTTCCGGCAGACAATTGCCGCAGCCGCCGCCCGCTTTGCAGGCGTTGGTCAGCGCTTCCAGGGTTTGGACATTGTTTTCGCGGGTGACGCGTTCGATTTCTTTGTCCGTCACGCCGAAACAGTGGCAGACCACTTCGCCTTCAAGTTCCTTGTCCCACTTTTTGCCGGTGCGGTAATTAT containing:
- the rnc gene encoding ribonuclease III: MKIFSFDKTQDKRALEKRIEYRFRKKTLLETALTHPSYRYEMPEAETDNQRLEFLGDAVLGLLAADILVEKNPQAAEGELTKLKSAISSGSALTSAARSLGLGEHLRLGKGEAASGGANRDSNLEDALEALLGAVWLDGGLKAARKFFERNIFQCLENAGPAIENPKGMLQEYAQKKGYAVPEYTILEASGPDHARHYLVEVTVSNYAYRGEGSSRREAEKMAAEKAVRNMILKN
- a CDS encoding SHOCT domain-containing protein, which produces MKRLSFALTLIVLSAIITGCTHPMTVTNLNNYHNKTIVALDERLRIGIRANAADLNGHRFIHAVGRDLLKYNAQCTTAVDNTNEFIDVIANISVVSKQRGSGWNFWADFPGFLIWFPSWHGYNYDLMYDIDVTLNDAKTGKLINSMFIPVRLDVKHADISRTWVMWSVPVISPFFGGLHNMTYDETVTPLAEQEVSPVLADYVAQEIALTLHYYKSLPRDRFEKLQQLLDDKLISKEEYEMKRKAIVDDI
- the xerD gene encoding site-specific tyrosine recombinase XerD, with the translated sequence MRALLEQFLDYISLELGLSKNTRSAYADDIGRFIDWLAQKGVSSINAVTRKQILDHLMAEKARGLAANSLSRHLVSLKVFFRYLAQEGLLSINVAETMESPKVWKMLPSVLTPKEIDRLFAAPDLTTPLGIRNRAVLELFYASGLRVSELASLQLTDLHFDEHFLRCIGKGRKERVVPVGKEAIEKVKQYIKEIRPKLTPGPQEQTVFLSSRRQPMSRKTIWDMIKKCARDAGITKTIYPHTLRHSFASHLLANGAPLRIIQEMLGHADIATTQIYTHVDPDRLKGVHRQFHPRS
- a CDS encoding phosphoribosylaminoimidazolesuccinocarboxamide synthase translates to MSQALTKIRIPGVPAPRSGKVREIYDAGDKLLFVASDRISAFDCVMPNGIPKKGSVLNMISKFWFERTGDIVKNHMITTDVSKFPAPYNQHADQLAGRSMLVKKTTVFPVECIVRGYLIGSGWKEYKQSGTIGGMPLRAGYQMASKLDEPIFTPSTKAEQGLHDENISFERAKEIVGAAKAEKLKAISIALYKRAAEYALTKGIIIADTKFEFGELDGEIILIDEALTPDSSRFWPADTYKVGSSPMSYDKQFVRDYLETLDWDKTPPAPALPEEIITKTQAKYLEAYERLTGGKL
- a CDS encoding nucleotidyltransferase domain-containing protein, with the protein product MVTRRQIEELSNRIAKRFHPEKIVLFGSYASGSPTEDSDVDLLVVMPFSGRSVDQAVEMRMEARPSFPVDFIVRTPEAVLERLRLGDTFISGILDAGRVLYEASHA
- the nifS gene encoding cysteine desulfurase NifS, with the translated sequence MNRIVYLDNNATTKVADEVREAMMPFLTELWGNPSSMHTFGGQVKKYVEAAREQVAALIGAEDPQEITFTSCGSESNNLAIRGGAEAMDKPPHIITSKVEHAAISGPCHYLEDRGFRLTKLDVDQLGRLDMDTLRREVKAGKTLTSIMWANNETGVIFPVGLIGEMVHEAGGIFHTDAVQAVGKIPMNVSELPIDMLSLSGHKLHAPKGVGAIYIRRGTKVKPLILGGHQERGRRAGTENVPYIVGLGVACNLAAKHMKEENTRVKAMRDRLEQGLLATCPGARVNGDPKCRLPNTTNISFDFIEGEAILLMLDDRGICASTGSACASGSLEPSHVLRAMNVAGVSVHGSIRFSFSTYNIDKDVDAVLTELPKVVKRLRELSPFV
- the nifU gene encoding Fe-S cluster assembly protein NifU, giving the protein MWDYTDKVNDHFKNPRNVGKIDNPDGTGEVGSLACGDALKLMFKLDDQGRIKEAKFQTFGCASAIASSSALTEMIIGKTLDEVEKITNKDIAEYLGGLPKQKVHCSVMGREALEAAIYNYRTGKKWDKELEGEVVCHCFGVTDKEIERVTRENNVQTLEALTNACKAGGGCGNCLPELQKIIDRVHGEQAATAAPEKKVLTNLQRIHLIEDVIDREIRPALRQDGGDLELIDVDGNTVKVRFRGACSGCVVSAITLKDVVEARLKDNVSDEIRVEEIK